Proteins encoded in a region of the Drosophila busckii strain San Diego stock center, stock number 13000-0081.31 chromosome 2L, ASM1175060v1, whole genome shotgun sequence genome:
- the LOC108608190 gene encoding probable phospholipid-transporting ATPase IIB isoform X2 has product MDDGTSQGSAAVPMTRENIPLLNRQRNRWYSFSCWKKWFSPRELRARTVNLGRPNTEKFPPNEIRNQKYNFITFLPLVLFEQFRFFLNLYFLLMALSQFIPDIRIGYPYTYWGPLGFVLMVTICREAVDDLRRHQRDHEVNSQKYKRLSATNGNGYEMVPSSKLKVGDVIIVEKNERVPADLILLRTSDRSGSVFVRTDQLDGETDWKPRLAVPYTQKLSRDAELHSIDASFYVEKPQNDIHSFIATFCVTDGSEDTGLSVENTLWANTVVAAGTATGIVIYTGCETRSVMNNSQPRSKVGLLDTEINGLTKVLFCAVLGLSLVMMMLKGFGGPWYRYMFRFVLLFSYIIPISLRVNLDMGKAFYSWQMQNDDNIKGTVVRSTTIPEELGRISYVLTDKTGTLTQNEMVFKKIHLGIVSHDADTFHHIGQIIQKLSGNILQQQQQQGSLSSSSSAGESTKPMMFAGNRMRRPEGWREWEAVRALALCHNVTPVNDEEDNRSVSTASTVTGGNNSPTKSVINIEAPGSTDTEHQYQAASPDEIALVKWTEQVGLTLIARDLNTMTLQVKTASDENDILLQYQILQLFPFTSESKRMGIIVRENKSGQITFYLKGADVVMSTIVQYNDWLSEESGNMAREGLRTLVVAKKVLTEEQYNDFEMRYNAARLSITDRVSKVAAVVESLEREMELLCLTGVEDRLQENVRPTLELLRNAGVRVWMLTGDKLETACCIAKSSQLIGRNQGLHVLRSVKTRTEAHQELNQFRRKQGHALVISGESLEVCLQYYRIEFLELATASPAVVCCRCSPTQKAQVVELIQKHTRKRTCAVGDGGNDVSMIQQADAGVGIEGREGRQASLAGDFSIPQFSHIAKLLLIHGRRSYKRSAALSQFVIHRGLIITTLQAVFSAVFYLSSVALYQGFLMVGYSTLYTMFPVFSLVLDQDITSETAVTYPELYKDLSKGRSLSYKTFFIWVLISIYQGGVIMYGALILFVDEFIHIVAISFSALIMTELIMVALTVRTWHRLMVLAELFSLALYLISLAVLHEYFDWEFIWSYDFLWKVSLITVVSCLPLYIIKFLRKKCSPPSYLKLS; this is encoded by the exons ATGGATGACGGCACTTCGCAGGGATCGGCGGCAGTGCCCATGACAAGGGAGAACATACCGCTGTTGAATCGCCAGCGCAATCGTTGGTATTCATTCAG CTGCTGGAAGAAATGGTTCAGTCCACGCGAGCTTCGGGCTCGCACCGTAAATCTGGGGCGCCCGAATACGGAGAAGTTTCCTCCAAACGAGATTCGCAACCAAAAGTACAACTTCATCACCTTTTTGCCGCTCGTGCTCTTCGAGCAGTTTCGCTTCTTTCTCAATTTGTACTTTCTGCTGATGGCCCTGTCGCAGTTTATACCAGACATACGCATAGGTTATCCTTATACCTACTGGGGACCACTGGGCTTTGTGTTAATGGTGACCATTTGTCGTGAGGCTGTGGACGATTTGCGTCGCCATCAGCGAGATCACGAGGTCAACTCGCAAAAGTACAAACGTCTGTCGGCAACTAATGGCAATGGCTATGAGATGGTGCCCAGCTCCAAGCTTAAAGTGGGCGATGTCATTATTGTGGAAAAGAACGAACGCGTGCCAGcagatttgattttgttgcgcACCAGCGATCGCAGCGGTTCGGTATTTGTACGCACAGATCAGCTGGATGGTGAAACAGACTGGAAGCCACGCCTGGCAGTGCCCTATACGCAAAAGCTAAGCCGCGATGCGGAACTGCACAGCATCGATGCAAGCTTCTATGTTGAGAAGCCACAGAACGATATACACAGCTTCATAGCAACTTTTTGCGTAACCGACGGCAGCGAGGACACGGGTTTGAGCGTTGAAAATACGCTGTGGGCTAATACAGTAGTCGCTGCCGGCACAGCTACAGGCATTGTCATCTATACGGGCTGTGAGACGCGCAGTGTCATGAACAATTCACAGCCGCGCTCCAAGGTGGGTCTGCTGGACACTGAGATCAATGGACTGACTAAG GTTCTATTTTGTGCCGTGTTGGGCCTTTCTTTGGTCATGATGATGCTTAAGGGCTTTGGTGGTCCCTGGTATCGTTATATGTTCCGCTTTGTGCTGCTCTTCTCCTACATCATACCAATCAGTCTGCGTGTGAATCTGGACATGGGCAAAGCCTTTTACTCCTGGCAAATGCAGAATGATGACAATATTAAGGGCACAGTCGTGCGCTCCACAACCATACCCGAGGAACTGGGACGCATCTCCTACGTACTTACGGACAAAACGGGCACGCTTACTCAAAATGAAATGGTGTTCAAGAAAATACATTTGGGCATAGTGTCACACGATGCGGACACGTTCCATCATATAGGACAGATAATACAGAAGCTATCGGGCAAtatattgcagcagcaacaacagcagggcAGCCTGTCCAGCTCTAGCAGCGCAGGCGAGTCCACAAAGCCTATGATGTTTGCAGGAAATCGCATGCGGCGACCAGAGGGCTGGCGTGAATGGGAAGCAGTGCGTGCTCTGGCCTTGTGTCACAATGTGACGCCGGTTAATGATGAAGAGGACAATCGTTCAGTGTCCACCGCTTCGACAGTGACGGGCGGCAATAATTCACCCACCAAATCTGTGATAAACATTGAGGCACCCGGCAGCACAGACACCGAGCATCAGTATCAGGCTGCTTCACCAGATGAAATCGCGCTGGTCAAGTGGACCGAGCAGGTGGGATTAACGCTTATTGCACGTGATCTAAACACTATGACGCTGCAGGTGAAGACCGCCAGCGATGAGA ATGATATCTTGCTGCAGTATCAGATCTTGCAACTGTTTCCCTTCACCAGTGAGAGCAAGCGCATGGGCATTATTGTGCGTGAAAACAAATCGGGACAGATTACATTCTATCTCAAGGGCGCCGATGTGGTTATGTCCACAATAGTTCAATACAACGACTGGCTGAGCGAGGAGTCGGGCAACATGGCGCGCGAGGGACTGCGCACATTGGTTGTGGCCAAGAAGGTGCTAACTGAGGAACAGTACAATGACTTTGAAATGCGCTACAATGCGGCACGCCTCAGCATAACCGATCGCGTGTCCAAGGTCGCCGCTGTAGTGGAGTCGCTGGAGCGTGAAATGGAGCTGCTTTGTCTCACAGGTGTGGAGGATCGTCTGCAGGAGAATGTGCGTCCCACACTGGAATTGCTGCGCAATGCAGGCGTGCGCGTCTGGATGTTGACGGGCGATAAGCTGGAGACCGCCTGCTGTATTGCAAAATCCTCGCAGCTGATTGGACGCAATCAGGGACTGCACGTGCTGCGTTCGGTCAAGACGCGCACAGAGGCACATCAGGAGCTGAATCAGTTTCGACGCAAGCAGGGACATGCGCTGGTCATCTCGGGTGAATCGCTGGAGGTGTGTCTGCAGTATTATCGCATAGAGTTTCTAGAGCTGGCCACTGCCTCACCCGCTGTGGtctgctgtcgctgctcgcCCACGCAAAAGGCGCAAGTGGTGGAGCTTATACAGAAGCATACGCGTAAGCGCACTTGCGCTGTGGGCGATGGTGGCAATGATGTGAGCATGATACAGCAGGCGGATGCCGGCGTGGGTATTGAAGGACGCGAGGGACGACAGGCATCGCTGGCTGGAGACTTTAGCATTCCGCAGTTTTCACACattgccaagctgctgcttatacATGGCCGACGCAGCTATAAGCGCTCTGCAGCGCTCTCCCAATTTGTTATACATCGCGGCTTGATTATAACAACGCTTCAGGCTGTATTCTCGGCAGTGTTTTATCTGAGCTCCGTGGCATTGTATCAGGGCTTTCTCATGGTCGGCTACTCAACACTGTACACCATGTTCCCAGTGTTTTCGCTGGTGCTGGATCAGGATATTACTTCAGAGACGGCTGTTACGTATCCAGAGCTTTACAAGGACCTCAGCAAGGGACGCAGTCTTAGCTATAAGACCTTCTTCATTTGGGTGCTGATTAGTATTTATCAAGGCGGCGTCATTATGTATGGCGCACTCATACTTTTTGTCGATGAGTTTATACATATTGTGGCCATAAGCTTCTCAGCGCTGATTATGACAGAGCTTATTATGGTGGCGCTAACAGTGCGCACCTGGCATAG gCTCATGGTCTTGGCGGAGTTGTTTAGCTTGGCACTCTATCTCATTTCGCTGGCTGTGCTGCATGAGTATTTCG ACTGGGAGTTCATCTGGTCGTATGACTTCCTTTGGAAGGTTTCACTCATCACGGTCGTCTCCTGCTTGCCGCTGTACATTATCAAGTTCTTACGCAAGAAGTGCTCGCCGCCTTCGTACTTGAAGCTCTCTTAG
- the LOC108608136 gene encoding uncharacterized protein LOC108608136, producing MAPGLRILMQIYVAASVYIVVTVILLLSLAHNIDVGCRVGFYVRHRYPYNWICCSVLALLTMLAHVFIMPPQEPTCLYAVLEVLLLMAFFLLLGTWLPSQCPPLLYIGFVWLIVVVLVVTILRAWYLLGDQQQRTLRAVHGVLVGLMCPLILLQSQVIHGKHNNEPPILDAPLCALLLLVDFIACQAYISSAEEIDFGYQVLTVSYFRLYQRVQKFQ from the exons ATGGCGCCAGGTTTGCGCATTCTGATGCAAATATATGTCGCCGCCTCCGTCTACATTGTCGTCACCGtcattttgctgctgtcgctggccCACAACATTGACGTCGGCTGCCGCGTGGGCTTCTAC GTGCGGCACCGATATCCCTACAACTGGATCTGCTGCTCTGTGCTGGCGCTGCTAACGATGCTCGCCCATGTGTTCATAATGCCGCCGCAGGAGCCCACCTGCCTGTACGCTGTGCTggaggtgctgctgctgatggcgtTCTTTCTGCTGCTCGGCACCTGGCTGCCCTCCCAGTGCCCGCCCCTGCTCTACATCGGCTTCGTCTGGCTAATTGTCGTTGTGCTCGTCGTCACCATACTCCGCGCCTGGTACTTGCTGggcgaccagcagcagcgcacgctGCGCGCTGTGCACGGCGTGCTCGTTGGACTCATGTGTCCGCTAATTTTGCTGCAGTCTCAAGTCATCCACGGCAAGCACAACAACGAGCCGCCCATCCTCGATGCGCCGCtctgtgcgctgctgctgcttgtggacTTTATTGCCTGCCAAGCGTACATAAGCTCAGCCGAAGAAATTGACTTTGGCTACCAGGTGTTGACCGTCAGCTACTTCAGGCTATACCAGCGAGTGCAAAAGTTCCAGTAG
- the LOC108595169 gene encoding uncharacterized protein LOC108595169, with protein RGVAIGRAGAKEQEHTAVTLDYAQFLLRPEPISGQQQQLQQQLQQLQLQQQRLLLQRFERELQQQQQQQQQFLYHQRQYYERLSSYNAPTRWPLNSNYVALPQQEPHPQLQLQLQQQQQLQQLQQQQQQQQQQQQQQYSYYFSRGTSSNSSSGLGLGLGLGLGLGSSWYHLPSTSAHIYINSTSSGTPYPYRLGYGVGGYPAAALINFDVSPTPLLAATNTSSSSSHSAAAAAAAVNATYLPPLPAPVLPPPPPAPTVATDYYFASRTSSTVTAGTTATASAAAAAAAAAAAIRADYAAVVAATATAAGASSEEELQAGGYRYKSTARTRRSYAADFDAYDNYGYLPGLTSTTEDEDDLLEDCLQAAALLSTTDCESLEDVRFLPYNSNHHPEYDDVDDEEAQLAHILELDFPDFLRPYSSSSAGSRHGHKTPPQHEYQTEHSAAAAAGAAGAGAGAAGAAGETQQQQQHHQHYQQHHHQHQHQQQFQSQQQQHQQHQQYPQQYPHQQQLQQQQQSHQQQSYQSYQYHSQDSCEGFNQFANDASSCLGQQRMMVSKLWNSCFPEFTPDHVHRHNFYLCQWQRNTQVRIVYLFYRWITAITCLAALVCSLLDIGRTEEHFEHHYAKWWIYLTHWGLLFCTVQAWLAAWIVTQGMMVEREDFEIVRQAKKSRLHHLYWVLYTCATVYAFIVTMCYWLLVHNPDIHKIDTLNIMVHVLNTIIMLIDLAVVGHPIKMSHAYFTTGIGLAYAIFTGIYFLAGGTDRKNQTAIYPMMDWTKPGKAIIVTACAIIFTFFVHFCCYLLYRGRVWLFTKLCIRGRHNRDGEMGEGLNDDSGSRMGGGGGGGVGGGIAATVVGGGGGSSQDYAHQQQYPIAHTEQPRPIAISQQPLGSYQMPPQYSGYLQQPVVAGVNVGVVSAEGVYQPIGTDSGRTSGGGPGASGSGSGSGEGAGSKHKVSGSALTRTVAHLDAAQREQFLNPNKIVEYKM; from the exons AGAGGCGTGGCTATTGGGCGTGCGGGAGCAAAGGAACAAGAACACACAGCCGTCACATTGGATTACGCGCAGTTTCTCCTTAGACCGGAGCCAATTAgtggccaacagcaacagctacaacagcaactgcaacagctgcaattgcaacag cagcgtctgctgctgcaacgtttCGAGCGtgagttgcagcaacagcagcaacaacaacagcaattccTTTACCATCAGCGGCAATACTACGAGCGCCTCAGTAGCTACAACGCTCCAACACGTTGGCCGCTCAACAGCAACTACGTTGCGCTACCCCAACAGGAGCCGCATCcacaattgcagttgcagttacagcagcaacaacagctacaacaactgcagcagcagcagcagcagcagcaacagcaacagcaacagcaatacagCTACTACTTTAGTCgcggcaccagcagcaacagcagcagcggtctGGGTCTCGGATTGGGCTTGGGCCTAGGTCTGGGCAGCAGCTGGTATCATCTGCCCTCCACCTCGGCGCATATTTATAtcaacagcaccagcagcggcaCACCGTATCCGTATCGCTTGGGCTACGGCGTAGGCGGCTATCCGGCTGCGGCGCTTATCAACTTTGACGTCTCGCCTACGCCACTCTTGGCTGCcaccaacaccagcagcagcagcagccacagcgcagcagctgcagcagccgccgtCAACGCCACTTATCTGCCGCCATTGCCGGCGCCCGTGctaccaccgccgccgccagcgccaacAGTTGCCACCGACTACTATTTTGCCAGtcgcaccagcagca ccgtCACTGcaggcacaacagcaacagcaagcgcagcagccgccgccgccgcagcagcagccgcaatcAGAGCAGACTACGCAGCGGtggtagcagcaacagccacagcggCGGGCGCATCGTCGGAGGAGGAGCTGCAAGCTGGCGGTTATCGCTACAAGTCGACGGCCAGGACACGCCGCAGTTACGCCGCTGACTTCGACGCCTACGATAATTACGGCTATTTGCCGGGCCTCACCAGCACCACAGAGGACGAGGACGATCTGCTCGAGGATTGTCTGCAGGCCGCCGCGCTACTCTCCACCACAGACTGCGAGAGCCTTGAGGACGTGCGCTTTCTGCCCTACAACAGCAATCATCATCCGGAGTACGACGACGTTGACGACGAGGAGGCGCAATTGGCGCACATACTTGAGCTTGATTTTCCAGATTTTCTACGCccttacagcagcagcagcgccggcaGCAGACACGGCCACAAAACGCCGCCCCAACACGAATATCAAACGGAGcacagcgctgccgctgcggctggtgcagcaggagcaggagcaggagcag cgggTGCAGCTGGTgaaacgcaacagcagcagcagcaccatcaGCACtatcagcaacatcatcatcaacatcagcatcagcaacaatttcaatcgcagcaacagcaacaccagcagcatcagcaataTCCGCAGCAATATCcacaccaacagcagctgcagcagcagcaacagtcgcatCAGCAGCAATCTTATCAATCCTATCAGTATCACTCGCAGGACAGCTGCGAAGGCTTTAATCAATTTGCAAAcgacgccagcagctgccTGGGACAGCAAAGAATGATGGTGAGCAAATTGTGGAACAGCTGCTTTCCCGAATTCACGCCGGATCATGTGCATCGccacaacttttatttgtgcCAG TGGCAGCGCAATACGCAGGTGCGCattgtgtatttgttttatcGCTGGATAACGGCCATAACTTGCCTGGCGGCATTGGTCTGCTCGCTGCTGGACATTGGACGCACCGAGGAGCACTTTGAGCATCACTACGCCAAGTGGTGGATCTATTTGACGCACTGGGGGCTGCTCTTCTGCACCGTGCAGGCCTGGCTGGCCGCCTGGATTGTCACGCAGGGCATGATGGTGGAGCGCGAGGATTTCGAGATAGTGCGCCAGGCGAAGAAGAGTCGACTGCATCATCTGTACTGGGTGCTCTACACTTGCGCCACAGTCTATGCCTTTATCGTAACCATGTGCTATTGGCTGCTGGTGCATAATCCAG ATATCCACAAGATCGACACGCTCAATATAATGGTGCATGTGCTCAATACGATTATAATGCTCATAGATCTGGCCGTTGTGGGACATCCGATTAAAATGAGCCACGCCTACTTTACCACAGGCATTGGACTGGCCTATGCCATATTTACAGGCATTTACTTCCTGGCTGGCGGTACAGACAG AAAAAATCAAACTGCCATCTATCCGATGATGGACTGGACCAAGCCGGGCAAGGCCATCATTGTCACAGCCTGTGCCATCATTTTTACATTCTTTGTGcacttttgctgctatttgctCTACCGCGGACGCGTCTGGCTCTTCACCAAGCTCTGCATACGTGGCCGGCACAACCGAGATGGCGAGATGGGCGAGGGGCTTAATGATGATTCGGGATCCCGcatgggcggcggcggcggcggcggtgttGGTGGCGGCATTGCGGCTACAGTGGTTGGTGGGGgcggtggcagcagccaaGACTATGCGCATCAGCAACAGTATCCTATAGCGCATACGGAGCAGCCACGCCCCATTGCCATCTCACAGCAGCCGCTGGGCAGCTACCAGATGCCGCCACAGTATTCTGGATATTTGCAGCAGCCCGTGGTCGCGGGCGTCAATGTGGGCGTGGTCAGTGCCGAGGGCGTCTATCAGCCGATTGGCACGGACTCGGGACGCACAAGTGGCGGCGGGCCGGGTgcaagtggcagtggcagcggcagtggaGAAGGTGCCGGCTCCAAGCACAAGGTATCCGGCTCGGCACTAACACGCACCGTGGCCCACTTGGATGCGGCGCAGCGGGAGCAGTTCCTCAATCCCAACAAGATAGTCGAGTATAAGATGTAA
- the LOC108608135 gene encoding uncharacterized protein LOC108608135 has product MLELMRSASAPELYSRSTDAPHSDARSRDYDDELAHAHYADDSRQYVHEPLTTSTSAQTNATTSRTPERDLFDEYTFTVPSRLAFLCYVYVLLLIQMMLASLQWMMATYRWRPRLESAERSFYLLLLLLSWLNLSLSFIGFRRLQLTFPLNWIIFVCLFEVLTLFVMCLSIRELDLTWPPLVLALGVLLVYTPLGLWIPPTLTANLWILILMSMTVVVAAVVALGSGLAMRFYVPITVSLIVFGPWAMYNAQKLHRTARLGYSRLCYLEAAAQMYVNFGCTVGGLVLVTRLAKQAMDPEGCSSQIFCARRHLSPEYG; this is encoded by the coding sequence ATGTTGGAACTAATGAGATCTGCCTCAGCGCCAGAGCTGTACTCGAGATCAACCGACGCGCCCCACTCGGATGCACGCAGCAGAGACTACGACGATGAGCTGGCCCACGCACACTACGCGGACGACTCCAGGCAATATGTACACGAGCCGCTgaccaccagcaccagcgccCAGACCAATGCCACCACCAGCCGCACCCCAGAGCGCGATCTCTTCGATGAGTACACGTTCACAGTGCCCTCGCGTCTGGCCTTTCTCTGCTACGTGTATGTTCTGCTGCTGATACAGATGATGCTGGCCTCGCTGCAGTGGATGATGGCCACCTATCGCTGGCGACCGCGTCTGGAGAGTGCCGAGCGCAGCttctatttgctgctgctgctgctcagctggctGAATCTGTCGCTCAGCTTCATCGGCTTTCGGCGACTGCAGCTCACCTTTCCGCTCAACTGGATCATCTTTGTCTGCCTGTTCGAGGTGCTCACGCTGTTCGTCATGTGCCTCAGCATACGCGAACTGGACTTGACTTGGCCACCGCTTGTGCTGGCCCTTGGCGTGCTGCTTGTCTATACGCCGCTGGGTCTGTGGATACCGCCGACGCTCACTGCCAATCTGTGGATTCTCATACTAATGAGCATGACTGTCGTTGTCGCTGCAGTGGTGGCTCTCGGCTCCGGCCTGGCCATGCGCTTCTATGTGCCCATTACAGTGTCGCTGATTGTGTTCGGACCCTGGGCCATGTACAATGCCCAGAAGCTGCATCGAACTGCGCGGCTGGGCTACAGTCGCTTGTGCTATCTGGAGGCGGCAGCTCAAATGTATGTGAACTTTGGCTGCACGGTGGGCGGCTTGGTGCTGGTGACGCGGCTGGCCAAGCAGGCTATGGATCCGGAGGGCTGTAGCTCGCAGATATTCTGTGCGCGACGGCATTTGAGCCCTGAATATGGTTAA